In a single window of the Streptacidiphilus sp. P02-A3a genome:
- the cysD gene encoding sulfate adenylyltransferase subunit CysD, translated as MTATTAAEFVTPGEYSHPFALSHLDALEAEAVHIFREVAGEFERPVILFSGGKDSIVMLHLALKAFWPAPVPFALLHVDTGHNFPEVLAYRDRTVAEHGLRLHVASVQEFIDSGRLRERPDGLRNPLQTVPLLAGIESGRFDAVFGGGRRDEEKARAKERVFSLRDEFGAWDPRRQRPELWSLYNGRHSPGEHVRVFPLSNWTELDVWQYIEREEIDLPAIYYAHEREVFTRNGMWLTAGEWGGPKPGETVERRLVRYRTVGDMSCTGAVDSDAATVADVITEVAASRLTERGATRADDKMSEAAMEDRKREGYF; from the coding sequence GTGACCGCCACCACCGCTGCCGAGTTCGTGACCCCCGGCGAGTACAGCCACCCCTTCGCGCTGTCGCACCTGGACGCCCTGGAGGCCGAGGCCGTCCACATCTTCCGGGAGGTGGCGGGGGAGTTCGAGCGTCCGGTGATCCTGTTCTCCGGCGGCAAGGACTCCATCGTGATGCTGCACCTGGCGCTGAAGGCCTTCTGGCCCGCGCCGGTGCCGTTCGCGCTGCTGCACGTCGACACCGGGCACAACTTCCCGGAGGTGCTGGCGTACCGCGACCGCACGGTGGCCGAGCACGGGCTGCGGCTGCACGTCGCCTCGGTGCAGGAGTTCATCGACAGCGGCCGGCTGCGCGAGCGCCCGGACGGACTGCGCAACCCGCTGCAGACGGTACCGCTGCTGGCGGGCATCGAGTCGGGCAGGTTCGACGCGGTCTTCGGCGGCGGACGCCGCGACGAGGAGAAGGCCCGCGCCAAGGAGCGGGTGTTCAGCCTCCGCGACGAGTTCGGCGCCTGGGACCCGCGCCGCCAGCGCCCGGAACTGTGGTCGCTGTACAACGGCCGCCACTCCCCCGGCGAGCACGTCCGGGTGTTCCCGCTGTCCAACTGGACCGAGCTGGACGTCTGGCAGTACATCGAGCGCGAGGAGATCGACCTCCCGGCGATCTACTACGCGCACGAGCGCGAGGTCTTCACCCGCAACGGCATGTGGCTGACCGCGGGCGAGTGGGGCGGCCCCAAGCCGGGCGAGACGGTCGAGCGCCGCCTGGTCCGCTACCGCACCGTCGGCGACATGTCCTGCACCGGCGCCGTCGACTCCGACGCGGCCACCGTGGCGGACGTCATCACCGAGGTCGCCGCCAGCCGACTCACCGAACGCGGGGCCACCCGGGCCGACGACAAGATGTCCGAGGCCGCCATGGAAGACCGCAAGCGCGAGGGGTACTTCTAA
- a CDS encoding sirohydrochlorin chelatase, producing the protein MTRRPRSAPSPGTLLLVAHGSRDPRHAATVTDLAARVRALRPGLPVTVGYLDHCAPRIDQAVDRLEGPVTALPLLLGRAFHAKSDIPGALAAAAARNPRATVRQGAVLGPSPLLLDALGRRLAEAGVRPEPGTGVVLAAAGSSDAAANTVTRQVAADLERAHGWDAVEVAHASAAPPRVADAVAALRARGARRIAVAPYLLAPGLLPDRIAAEAAAAGADALAAPLGAAPELARLLLHRYDRARADQARADRRADRLDAPISALGLSA; encoded by the coding sequence ATGACCCGCCGCCCGCGGTCGGCCCCGAGCCCCGGAACGCTGCTGCTGGTCGCCCACGGCAGTCGTGACCCGCGCCACGCGGCGACGGTCACCGACCTCGCCGCGCGGGTGCGCGCGCTGCGTCCCGGGCTCCCGGTCACCGTGGGCTACCTGGACCACTGCGCGCCTCGGATCGACCAGGCGGTGGACCGGCTGGAGGGCCCGGTCACCGCGCTGCCGCTGCTGCTGGGGCGGGCCTTCCACGCCAAGAGCGACATCCCCGGGGCGCTCGCGGCGGCCGCCGCGCGCAACCCCCGGGCGACGGTCCGCCAGGGCGCGGTACTGGGCCCCTCCCCGCTGCTGCTGGACGCCCTGGGCCGCCGCCTGGCCGAGGCGGGCGTCCGCCCGGAGCCGGGCACCGGGGTGGTGCTGGCCGCCGCCGGGTCCTCCGACGCGGCGGCCAACACCGTCACCCGGCAGGTCGCCGCCGACCTGGAGCGCGCCCACGGCTGGGACGCGGTGGAGGTCGCGCACGCCTCGGCCGCCCCGCCCCGGGTGGCCGACGCCGTCGCGGCGCTGCGGGCGCGCGGCGCGCGCCGGATCGCGGTCGCGCCCTACCTGCTCGCCCCCGGCCTGCTGCCGGACCGGATCGCGGCCGAGGCCGCGGCCGCCGGGGCGGACGCCCTGGCCGCCCCGCTCGGCGCCGCCCCGGAACTCGCCCGGCTGCTGCTGCACCGGTACGACCGGGCGCGCGCGGACCAGGCCCGGGCCGACCGCCGCGCCGACCGCCTCGACGCGCCGATCAGCGCACTCGGCCTCAGCGCC
- a CDS encoding ABC transporter permease gives MSSTETSAVPTTAETQSSDVAELGAGLDALETQDVERASIGRVLLTKAVPPLVAVIIVLLLWEGACLAHLKPSYLLPSPLAVWDSLYDQWLQGTILNTIWTSLSRGILGFLASVVIGTPIGLLVSRVKVVRAAIGPILSGLQSIPSVAWVPAAVIWFGLSNATIYAVVLLGAVPSIANGLVAGVDQVQPLYLRAGRTLGATGLRGIWFVLLPAAMPGYVAGLKQGWAFAWRSLMAAELIASSPALGIGLGQALENAREMQDMPTVLATIFLILLVGIGIELLCFAPIERRVLRSRGLLVARR, from the coding sequence ATGTCCAGCACTGAGACTTCCGCCGTCCCGACCACCGCCGAGACGCAGAGCTCCGACGTCGCCGAGCTCGGCGCGGGCCTGGACGCGCTGGAGACGCAGGACGTCGAACGCGCCTCCATCGGCCGGGTCCTGCTCACCAAGGCCGTCCCGCCGCTGGTGGCCGTGATCATCGTGCTGCTGCTGTGGGAGGGCGCCTGCCTGGCCCACCTCAAGCCCTCGTACCTGCTGCCGAGCCCGCTGGCGGTCTGGGACAGCCTGTACGACCAGTGGCTCCAGGGCACCATCCTGAACACCATCTGGACCTCGCTCTCGCGCGGGATCCTCGGCTTCCTGGCGTCCGTGGTCATCGGCACGCCGATCGGGCTGCTGGTCTCCCGGGTCAAGGTCGTCCGCGCCGCGATCGGCCCGATCCTGTCCGGGCTGCAGTCCATCCCGTCGGTCGCCTGGGTGCCCGCCGCGGTCATCTGGTTCGGCCTCAGCAACGCCACCATCTACGCCGTGGTGCTGCTCGGCGCCGTGCCCTCGATCGCCAACGGACTGGTCGCCGGTGTCGACCAGGTGCAGCCGCTGTACCTGCGCGCCGGGCGTACGCTGGGAGCGACCGGGTTGCGCGGCATCTGGTTCGTCCTGCTGCCCGCCGCCATGCCCGGCTACGTCGCCGGTCTCAAGCAGGGCTGGGCCTTCGCCTGGCGCTCGCTGATGGCCGCCGAACTGATCGCCAGCTCCCCGGCCCTGGGCATCGGCCTGGGGCAGGCCCTGGAGAACGCCCGGGAGATGCAGGACATGCCGACCGTGCTCGCCACCATCTTCCTGATCCTGCTCGTCGGCATCGGCATCGAACTGCTCTGCTTCGCGCCGATCGAGCGCCGGGTGCTGCGCTCGCGCGGCCTGCTGGTGGCCCGTCGATGA
- a CDS encoding aliphatic sulfonate ABC transporter substrate-binding protein → MTASTTNSPLRVRARRTVSIAAAGLAAVGLLSACGGYGSKATSSATTAAPAASGGSSAASALSASTVRIGYYANLTHATPLIGIENGQFQKELGGTAIKTQIFNAGPAEIEALNAGAIDIAWIGPSAAITGYTQSHGASLKIIAGATTGGAELVVNPKKVTSVADLKGKKIATPQLGNTQDVALLYYLQTHGFKENAESGAGDVSVLRIDNATTPTAFASGQIDGAWVPEPTASKLVAEGGKILIDERTLWPQGQFATTNVIVSQSFLTAHPDVVKAVLKASVDTNAWIVANPAQAKTDANAALKQLSGKALSTKVLNSAWSELAVTNDPLASTLQTEAQHAVTAGLLKAPDLSGIYDLTPLNQILTADGQTTVSADGLGQQ, encoded by the coding sequence ATGACTGCGTCCACGACCAACTCCCCCCTGCGCGTGCGGGCCAGACGTACCGTCAGCATCGCGGCCGCTGGACTGGCCGCCGTCGGCCTGCTCAGCGCCTGCGGCGGATACGGCTCCAAGGCCACTAGCAGCGCCACCACCGCCGCTCCGGCGGCGAGCGGGGGGTCGTCGGCCGCGTCCGCGCTGTCGGCGAGCACCGTGCGGATCGGGTACTACGCGAACCTCACCCACGCGACCCCGCTGATCGGCATCGAGAACGGCCAGTTCCAGAAGGAGCTGGGCGGCACCGCGATCAAGACGCAGATCTTCAACGCCGGACCGGCCGAGATCGAGGCGCTGAACGCGGGCGCCATCGACATCGCCTGGATCGGCCCCTCGGCCGCGATCACCGGCTACACCCAGTCCCACGGCGCCTCGCTGAAGATCATCGCCGGGGCCACCACCGGCGGCGCCGAACTGGTGGTCAACCCGAAGAAGGTCACCTCGGTCGCGGACCTCAAGGGCAAGAAGATAGCCACCCCGCAGCTGGGCAACACCCAGGACGTGGCGCTGCTGTACTACCTCCAGACGCACGGCTTCAAGGAGAACGCGGAGAGCGGCGCGGGCGACGTCTCGGTGCTGCGGATCGACAACGCGACCACCCCCACCGCCTTCGCCTCCGGCCAGATCGACGGCGCCTGGGTGCCCGAGCCCACCGCGTCCAAGCTCGTCGCCGAGGGCGGCAAGATCCTCATCGACGAGCGCACCCTGTGGCCCCAGGGGCAGTTCGCCACCACCAACGTGATCGTCTCGCAGTCGTTCCTGACCGCGCACCCGGACGTGGTCAAGGCCGTGCTGAAGGCCTCGGTCGACACCAACGCCTGGATCGTCGCCAACCCGGCCCAGGCCAAGACCGACGCCAACGCCGCACTCAAGCAGCTCAGCGGCAAGGCCCTGTCCACGAAGGTGCTGAACTCCGCCTGGAGTGAGCTCGCGGTCACCAACGACCCGCTGGCCTCCACGCTGCAGACCGAGGCCCAGCACGCGGTCACCGCGGGGCTGCTGAAGGCCCCCGACCTGAGCGGGATCTACGACCTCACCCCGCTCAACCAGATCCTCACCGCCGACGGCCAGACGACCGTCTCCGCCGACGGGCTCGGCCAGCAGTAG
- a CDS encoding ABC transporter ATP-binding protein: MSPAVTQQPAEDTLGSVQPAVTLDHVSKSFGRSGNPVLDDISLSVAPGEFVCLLGASGCGKSTLLNLVADLDQPTSGSITVPGGRAALMFQEHALFPWLTAGRNIELALQLRGLGRAERRAEAERLLELVRLGGAHNKRVHELSGGMRQRVALARALAQDANVLLMDEPFAALDAITRDVLHEELTRIWADANQSSGSAGQGLSVLFVTHNVREAVRLAQRVVLLSSRPGRIAREWRIDLPQPRRIESAGVADLSVEITEQLRGEIRRHVQH, encoded by the coding sequence ATGTCTCCGGCAGTCACCCAGCAACCGGCCGAGGACACCCTCGGCAGCGTCCAGCCCGCGGTCACCCTCGACCACGTCTCCAAGTCCTTCGGCCGGAGCGGCAACCCGGTCCTGGACGACATCAGCCTCAGCGTCGCCCCGGGCGAGTTCGTCTGCCTGCTCGGCGCCTCCGGCTGCGGCAAGTCGACCCTGCTGAACCTGGTCGCCGACCTGGACCAGCCCACCAGCGGCAGCATCACCGTCCCCGGCGGCCGGGCCGCGCTGATGTTCCAGGAGCACGCGCTCTTCCCCTGGCTCACCGCCGGCCGCAACATCGAACTGGCGCTCCAGCTGCGCGGCCTGGGGCGCGCCGAGCGCCGGGCCGAGGCCGAGCGGCTGCTCGAACTGGTCCGCCTCGGCGGCGCGCACAACAAGCGGGTGCACGAGCTCTCCGGCGGCATGCGCCAGCGCGTGGCCCTGGCCCGGGCGCTGGCCCAGGACGCCAACGTGCTGCTGATGGACGAGCCCTTCGCCGCGCTGGACGCGATCACCCGCGACGTCCTGCACGAGGAGCTGACCCGCATCTGGGCCGACGCCAACCAGTCCTCCGGCTCCGCCGGGCAGGGCCTGTCGGTCCTGTTCGTCACGCACAACGTCCGCGAGGCCGTGCGGCTCGCCCAGCGCGTGGTGCTGCTCTCGTCCCGCCCCGGGCGGATCGCCCGCGAATGGCGGATCGACCTGCCGCAGCCGCGCCGCATCGAGTCCGCGGGTGTCGCGGACCTCTCCGTCGAGATCACCGAGCAGCTCCGTGGGGAGATCCGCCGCCATGTCCAGCACTGA
- a CDS encoding sulfate adenylyltransferase subunit 1 yields MSTELHHNPAVVGAGSATALLRFATAGSVDDGKSTLVGRLLHDSKSVLTDQLEAVTHASLKRGQDAPDLALLTDGLRAEREQGITIDVAYRYFATARRRFILADTPGHVQYTRNMVTGASTAELAVVLVDARNGVVEQTRRHAAVAALLRVPHLVLAVNKMDLVDYAEPVFAAIAAEFSGYAASLGVPDVAAIPISALAGDNVVEPSAHMDWYGGPTLLEHLETVPVGTDPSAEPVRFPVQYVIRPQSGEHRDYRGYAGQLASGVLRAGDPVTVLPSGLTTTVAGIDVLGKDTGIAYAPQSVTVRLTDDIDVSRGDLISGGTPVEPTQDVTATVSHLNERPLAVGDRVLLKHTTRTVRAIVKAIPYAIDIDTLEHIDNPGTLRVNDIGRVVLRTAEPLALDPYATNRRTGSFLLIDPADGTTLTAGMAGESF; encoded by the coding sequence ATGAGCACCGAACTGCACCACAACCCCGCTGTGGTCGGCGCCGGTTCGGCGACCGCGCTGCTGCGCTTCGCGACCGCCGGTTCCGTCGATGACGGCAAGTCAACTCTGGTCGGGCGTCTACTCCATGACTCCAAGTCAGTACTGACGGACCAACTGGAGGCGGTGACCCACGCCTCGCTCAAGCGCGGCCAGGACGCCCCCGACCTGGCGCTGCTCACCGACGGCCTGCGGGCCGAGCGGGAGCAGGGCATCACCATCGACGTGGCCTACCGCTACTTCGCCACCGCGCGGCGCCGCTTCATCCTCGCGGACACCCCCGGCCACGTGCAGTACACCCGCAACATGGTCACCGGCGCCTCCACCGCCGAACTGGCCGTGGTCCTGGTCGACGCCCGCAACGGCGTGGTCGAGCAGACCCGTCGGCACGCGGCCGTGGCCGCGCTGCTGCGGGTCCCGCACCTGGTGCTCGCGGTCAACAAGATGGACCTGGTCGACTACGCCGAGCCGGTCTTCGCGGCCATCGCCGCCGAGTTCTCCGGCTACGCCGCCTCGCTCGGGGTGCCCGACGTCGCCGCCATCCCGATCTCGGCGCTGGCCGGGGACAACGTGGTCGAACCCTCCGCCCACATGGACTGGTACGGCGGCCCGACGCTGCTGGAGCACCTGGAGACGGTCCCGGTCGGCACCGACCCCTCGGCCGAACCGGTCCGCTTCCCGGTCCAGTACGTGATCCGGCCGCAGAGCGGCGAGCACCGCGACTACCGGGGCTACGCGGGCCAGTTGGCCTCGGGCGTGCTGCGCGCCGGCGACCCGGTGACGGTGCTGCCCTCGGGCCTGACCACCACCGTGGCCGGGATCGACGTGCTCGGCAAGGACACCGGCATCGCGTACGCCCCGCAGTCGGTCACCGTCCGGCTCACCGACGACATCGACGTCTCGCGCGGGGACCTGATCTCCGGCGGCACCCCGGTCGAGCCCACCCAGGACGTCACCGCGACCGTCTCCCACCTCAACGAGCGCCCGCTGGCGGTCGGCGACCGGGTACTGCTGAAGCACACCACCCGCACGGTACGGGCAATCGTCAAAGCCATCCCGTACGCCATCGACATCGATACCCTGGAACACATCGACAACCCCGGCACGCTCCGGGTCAACGACATCGGCCGAGTCGTGCTGCGCACTGCCGAACCACTGGCGCTGGACCCGTACGCGACGAACCGCCGCACCGGCTCCTTCCTGCTGATCGACCCGGCCGACGGCACCACCCTGACCGCCGGCATGGCCGGCGAGTCCTTCTGA